One window of the Populus nigra chromosome 4, ddPopNigr1.1, whole genome shotgun sequence genome contains the following:
- the LOC133692188 gene encoding DEAD-box ATP-dependent RNA helicase 42-like → MEDVKHKSRKDDSERKEEKEDSKRSHRDRDRDRDRNGERHRDREKRERESIRRSERDKSSDSDEKEREKEKHKDRDRDRDKDRAARSRDGDKERAKDRNRDRDKDREEKKDRDKDREEKRDRDKDREEKRERAKEKEKDREREREREREKRERERERDRERERKERDREEREREKRERERERRTREREKCRELSSDSDDDSKDRDKKRRRRDDDDYKERVREQSISRSNRHRDNSEEIPRKKSDEEDSDKNVIKTREEELEQEQKKLDEEMEKRRRRVQEWQELRRKKEETEREKHGEEADVNEPKTGKTWTLEGESDDEEAPPTGKSETDMDLEENAKPDEEVEDAMVVDTENDISAPQNEDDAVNGDEEIDPLDAFMNSMVLPEVEKLNSTLVTHTADDNKTGLKNKDKKEERINGEQRKKGSHKSLGRIVPGEDSDSDYGDLENGEDPLEEEDDDEFMKRVKKTKAEKLSIVDHSKIDYNPFRKNFYIEVKEISRMTPEEVVACRKELELKLHGKDVPKPIKTWHQTGLTSKILETIKKLNYEKPMTIQAQALPIIMSGRDCIGIAKTGSGKTLAFVLPMLRHIKDQPPVEAGEGPIGLVMAPTRELVQQIHSDIKKFAKALSIRCVPVYGGSGVAQQISELKRGTEIVVCTPGRMIDILCTSGGKITNLRRVTYLVMDEADRMFDMGFEPQITRIVQNIRPDRQTVLFSATFPRQVETLARKVLNKPVEIQVGGRSVVNKDITQLVELRTEDQRWLRLLELLGEWYQKGKILIFVQSQDKCDSLFRNLLKFGYPCLSLHGAKDQTDRESTISDFKTNVCNLMIATSVAARGLDVKDLELVINYDAPNHYEDYVHRVGRTGRAGRKGCAITFISEDDARYAPDLVKALELSEQVVPQDLKALADGFMAKVNQGLEQAHGTGYGGSGFKFNEEEDEKRMAAKKAQAKEYGYEDEKSDSEDEDEVVRKSVGDVSQQTALAQQIAALAAVSKVPMPAPPISHSVAQLLSNGGLPVPPNPGPAVVSVTGLPFVPNNEGAARAAALAAAMNLQHNLARIQADAMPEHYEAELEINDFPQNARWKVTHKETLGPISDWTGAAITTRGQFFPPGKVPGPGERKLYLFIEGPTEQSVKRAKADLKRVLEDITNQTYQLPGGTQPGKYSVV, encoded by the coding sequence ATGGAGGACGTGAAACATAAATCTAGAAAAGATGATTCGGAACGGAAGGAGGAGAAAGAGGATTCAAAGAGGAGTCATAGGGACAGGGACAGGGACAGGGACAGGAATGGAGAGAGGCATCGAgacagagagaagagagaacgTGAAAGCATCAGGCGTTCTGAGAGAGACAAGAGTAGCGATTCTGATGAAAAGGAAAGGGAGAAAGAGAAGCATAAAGACAGGGATAGAGACAGGGATAAGGATAGAGCAGCAAGGAGTAGGGATGGTGATAAAGAGAGAGCTAAGGACAGGAACAGAGATAGAGACAAGGAcagagaggagaagaaggaCAGGGACAAGGACAGAGAGGAGAAGAGGGATAGGGACAAGGACAGAGAGGAGAAGAGGGAGAGGgcaaaggagaaagagaaagatagggaaagggaaagggaaagggaaagggagaagaggGAACGTGAAAGggagagagatagagaaagggagAGGAAGGAGCGTGACAGAGaagaaagggagagagagaagagggagagagaaagggagaggAGGACTAGGGAAAGGGAAAAGTGTAGGGAATTGAGCAGTGACAGTGATGATGATTCCAAGGATCGTGATAAGAAGCGGCGAAGAAGAGATGATGATGACTACAAGGAGAGAGTGCGCGAACAGAGCATTAGCAGGTCAAACAGGCACAGGGATAACAGTGAAGAGATCCCGAGGAAAAAGAGTGACGAGGAGGACTCTGATAAGAATGTGATTAAAACCCGAGAAGAGGAGTTAGAACAGGAGCAGAAGAAATTGGACGAGGAGAtggagaagaggaggaggagagtcCAGGAATGGCAAGAGCTAAGGAGGAAGAAGGAAGAAACTGAGAGAGAAAAGCATGGGGAAGAAGCTGATGTTAATGAACCCAAGACTGGTAAAACCTGGACTCTTGAAGGAGAATCCGACGATGAAGAAGCACCTCCCACCGGAAAATCTGAGACGGATATGGACCTGGAGGAAAATGCAAAACCTGATGAAGAAGTTGAAGATGCAATGGTAGTGGACACTGAGAATGACATCTCTGCTCCACAAAATGAGGATGATGCCGTTAATGGGGATGAGGAAATTGATCCACTTGATGCTTTTATGAATTCTATGGTGTTACCTGAGGTTGAGAAGCTAAACAGTACTCTGGTTACTCATACTGCTGATGACAATAAAACAGGCTTGAAGAATAAGGATAAGAAGGAAGAGCGAATCAATGGAGAACAGAGGAAGAAAGGCTCTCATAAATCTCTAGGGAGAATTGTTCCAGGGGAAGATTCTGATTCAGACTATGGGGATCTTGAAAATGGTGAAGATCCtctagaggaggaggatgatGACGAGTTCATGAAGAGggtgaagaaaacaaaagctgAGAAACTGTCCATTGTTGACCACTCAAAGATTGATTACAATCCTTTCCGGAAGAATTTCTATATTGAAGTGAAGGAGATCTCGAGGATGACTCCTGAGGAGGTTGTTGCGTGTAGGAAAGAACTGGAGTTAAAATTACATGGAAAGGATGTGCCAAAACCAATTAAAACCTGGCACCAAACAGGACTCACAAGTAAAATTTTAGAGACGATAAAGAAACTTAATTATGAGAAGCCAATGACAATTCAAGCTCAGGCCCTGCCTATAATCATGAGTGGCCGGGACTGCATAGGCATTGCAAAGACTGGTTCAGGCAAAACCCTTGCGTTTGTGCTGCCAATGCTGAGGCATATCAAGGACCAGCCTCCTGTGGAAGCTGGAGAAGGACCGATTGGGCTTGTAATGGCACCCACAAGGGAGCTTGTGCAGCAGATCCACAGCGATATAAAGAAGTTTGCTAAGGCCCTGAGTATCAGATGTGTGCCTGTTTATGGAGGTTCTGGTGTTGCCCAACAAATTAGTGAATTAAAACGGGGGACAGAGATAGTTGTCTGTACTCCAGGCAGAATGATTGACATACTGTGCACCAGTGGAGGAAAAATCACTAATCTTCGCAGAGTTACATATCTGGTTATGGATGAAGCTGATCGGATGTTTGACATGGGGTTTGAACCTCAAATCACTAGAATTGTTCAGAATATTCGCCCAGATCGTCAAACTGTACTCTTTTCTGCCACTTTCCCTCGACAGGTTGAAACTTTGGCTCGTAAAGTACTGAACAAACCTGTGGAAATACAGGTCGGTGGGAGGAGTGTGGTGAATAAGGACATCACTCAGCTGGTTGAGTTAAGAACAGAAGATCAAAGGTGGCTTAGGCTTTTAGAACTACTTGGTGAATGGTACCAGAAgggaaaaattttaatatttgtccAGTCACAGGACAAATGTGATTCATTGTTTAGGAACTTACTGAAGTTTGGTTACCCTTGCCTCTCACTTCATGGGGCTAAGGATCAGACAGATCGTGAATCCACCATTTCAGATTTTAAGACCAATGTCTGCAATTTGATGATTGCAACAAGTGTTGCAGCCAGAGGTTTAGACGTGAAGGATCTAGAATTGGTGATCAATTATGATGCTCCAAACCACTATGAGGATTATGTTCACCGTGTTGGTCGGACTGGCCGAGCTGGTCGCAAAGGCTGTGCCATCACATTTATCTCCGAGGATGATGCAAGATATGCACCAGATCTTGTAAAAGCGTTGGAACTCTCTGAGCAAGTTGTTCCACAAGATTTGAAAGCTCTTGCTGATGGTTTTATGGCAAAAGTGAATCAGGGTCTTGAGCAAGCCCATGGAACAGGTTATGGTGGAAGTGGTTTTAAATTCAATGAAGAGGAGGATGAAAAGAGAATGGCGGCAAAGAAAGCACAGGCAAAAGAATATGGCTATGAGGATGAGAAGTCTGATtcagaagatgaagatgaagttgTTCGGAAGTCAGTCGGTGACGTCTCGCAGCAGACTGCCCTTGCTCAGCAGATAGCTGCTCTTGCTGCTGTCTCAAAAGTCCCCATGCCTGCACCACCAATTTCTCACTCTGTTGCTCAATTGCTTTCTAATGGTGGATTACCTGTTCCTCCCAATCCAGGTCCAGCTGTTGTTTCTGTTACTGGGCTGCCTTTTGTTCCAAATAATGAAGGGGCAGCCAGGGCAGCAGCACTTGCAGCTGCCATGAATTTGCAACACAACCTGGCAAGGATCCAAGCTGATGCAATGCCTGAACATTATGAAGCAGAGCTggaaatcaatgattttcccCAAAATGCTCGGTGGAAGGTTACCCACAAGGAAACATTGGGCCCAATTTCAGATTGGACTGGGGCTGCCATTACTACCAGGGGGCAGTTTTTTCCACCAGGCAAGGTGCCGGGACCAGGAGAGCGCAAGCTCTACTTGTTCATTGAGGGTCCTACTGAACAGTCTGTCAAGAGAGCTAAAGCTGACCTAAAACGTGTTTTGGAAGACATCACGAACCAGACATACCAACTTCCTGGTGGAACTCAACCAGGAAAATACTCGGTTGTATGA
- the LOC133692372 gene encoding AT-rich interactive domain-containing protein 5-like isoform X2 produces the protein MSEMEDSEMVTVQDLLVDSEAKKPSEASVKEQEETADASVEQKSNENGQTTVADDGHTVTLATDVPMSDTQALPNEKNDTDENINQQAGEEKTDGDDGGCVQNQPQTATPSTPRRHATPKAKQDSAAKSKNVWTDIKMGEADVAGTPEERAAFMKELETFYKQNTMDFKPPKFYGEPLNCLKLWRSVIKLGGYEVVTANKLWRQVGESFHPPKTCTTVSWTFRIFYEKALLEYEKHKKETGELQLPSSPLHQATSVEKEASGYQAPGSGRARRDAAARAMQGWHAQRHLGHGEVSEPIAKVKSLNFARREKPLKSIGLHRQKTTNLELAERPMNAEPDKEVDAEIADIGPPADWVKINVRESKDCYEIYALVPGLLREEVRVQSDPVGRLVITGQPEQLDNPWGITPFKKVVSLPTRIDPLQTSAVVSLHGRLHVRVPFEHGSA, from the exons atgagcGAAATGGAAGATAGTGAAATGGTTACGGTACAAGATTTGCTGGTAGACTCGGAAGCTAAGAAGCCGAGCGAGGCCTCTGTTAAAGAGCAGGAAGAAACTGCTGATGCTTCAGTGGAACAAAAGTCGAATGAGAATGGGCAGACAACGGTTGCTGACGATGGCCACACTGTGACTTTGGCAACTGATGTTCCTATGAGTGATACTCAAGCTTTGCCTAATGAGAAAAATGATACGGATGAAAATATTAATCAGCAAGCGGGGGAAGAGAAAACTGATGGAGATGATGGTGGCTGTGTTCAAAATCAGCCACAAACTGCTACTCCATCGACCCCGAGGAGGCATGCGACTCCTAAAGCAAAGCAAGATAGTGCGGCAAAGTCCAAGAACGTGTGGACGGATATTAAG ATGGGGGAGGCTGATGTTGCAGGTACCCCAGAAGAGCGAGCTGCATTCATGAAGGAGCTGGAAACTTTTTATAAGCAGAATACCATGGATTTCAAGCCCCCCAAGTTTTACGGGGAGCCATTGAACTGCCTGAA GTTATGGAGGTCTGTGATCAAACTGGGTGGCTATGAAGTG GTTACTGCGAACAAGTTGTGGCGGCAAGTGGGAGAGTCTTTCCACCCTCCCAA GACCTGCACAACGGTGTCTTGGACATTCCGTATTTTCTATGAGAAG GCACTTCTGGAATATGAAAAGCATAAGAAGGAAACTGGTGAGCTTCAACTTCCTAGTTCACCCTTGCATCAGGCTACTAGTGTTGAAAAGGAG GCAAGTGGGTACCAAGCGCCTGGATCTGGCAGGGCAAGAAGGGATGCTGCTGCTCGTGCTATGCAGGGTTGGCATGCCCAGCGTCACCTTGGACATGGTGAGGTTAGCGAGCCAATTGCTAAG GTCAAGAGCTTAAATTTTGCAAGGCGTGAAAAGCCTCTCAAAAGTATCG GTTTGCACAGACAGAAGACAACTAACTTGGAACTTGCCGAGAGACCTATGAATGCTGAACCAGATAAGGA AGTGGATGCTGAAATTGCTGATATTGGCCCCCCTGCTGATTGGGTGAAGATCAATGTTCGGGAAAGT AAAGATTGCTATGAGATATATGCTCTAGTCCCAGGACTTCTCCGTGAAGAA GTTCGGGTTCAATCAGATCCTGTTGGACGTCTGGTTATAACAGGTCAACCAGAGCAGCTGGACAATCCTTGGGGTATAACACCATTTAAGaag GTTGTGAGCTTACCTACGAGAATTGATCCACTTCAGACATCTGCTGTTGTTAGCTTGCATGGGCGACTCCATGTTCGTGTCCCTTTTGAGCACGGATCAGCTTGA
- the LOC133692372 gene encoding AT-rich interactive domain-containing protein 6-like isoform X4 yields MSEMEDSEMVTVQDLLVDSEAKKPSEASVKEQEETADASVEQKSNENGQTTVADDGHTVTLATDVPMSDTQALPNEKNDTDENINQQAGEEKTDGDDGGCVQNQPQTATPSTPRRHATPKAKQDSAAKSKNVWTDIKMGEADVAGTPEERAAFMKELETFYKQNTMDFKPPKFYGEPLNCLKLWRSVIKLGGYEVVTANKLWRQVGESFHPPKTCTTVSWTFRIFYEKALLEYEKHKKETGELQLPSSPLHQATSVEKEASGYQAPGSGRARRDAAARAMQGWHAQRHLGHGEVSEPIAKVKSLNFARREKPLKSLHRQKTTNLELAERPMNAEPDKEVDAEIADIGPPADWVKINVRESKDCYEIYALVPGLLREEVRVQSDPVGRLVITGQPEQLDNPWGITPFKKVVSLPTRIDPLQTSAVVSLHGRLHVRVPFEHGSA; encoded by the exons atgagcGAAATGGAAGATAGTGAAATGGTTACGGTACAAGATTTGCTGGTAGACTCGGAAGCTAAGAAGCCGAGCGAGGCCTCTGTTAAAGAGCAGGAAGAAACTGCTGATGCTTCAGTGGAACAAAAGTCGAATGAGAATGGGCAGACAACGGTTGCTGACGATGGCCACACTGTGACTTTGGCAACTGATGTTCCTATGAGTGATACTCAAGCTTTGCCTAATGAGAAAAATGATACGGATGAAAATATTAATCAGCAAGCGGGGGAAGAGAAAACTGATGGAGATGATGGTGGCTGTGTTCAAAATCAGCCACAAACTGCTACTCCATCGACCCCGAGGAGGCATGCGACTCCTAAAGCAAAGCAAGATAGTGCGGCAAAGTCCAAGAACGTGTGGACGGATATTAAG ATGGGGGAGGCTGATGTTGCAGGTACCCCAGAAGAGCGAGCTGCATTCATGAAGGAGCTGGAAACTTTTTATAAGCAGAATACCATGGATTTCAAGCCCCCCAAGTTTTACGGGGAGCCATTGAACTGCCTGAA GTTATGGAGGTCTGTGATCAAACTGGGTGGCTATGAAGTG GTTACTGCGAACAAGTTGTGGCGGCAAGTGGGAGAGTCTTTCCACCCTCCCAA GACCTGCACAACGGTGTCTTGGACATTCCGTATTTTCTATGAGAAG GCACTTCTGGAATATGAAAAGCATAAGAAGGAAACTGGTGAGCTTCAACTTCCTAGTTCACCCTTGCATCAGGCTACTAGTGTTGAAAAGGAG GCAAGTGGGTACCAAGCGCCTGGATCTGGCAGGGCAAGAAGGGATGCTGCTGCTCGTGCTATGCAGGGTTGGCATGCCCAGCGTCACCTTGGACATGGTGAGGTTAGCGAGCCAATTGCTAAG GTCAAGAGCTTAAATTTTGCAAGGCGTGAAAAGCCTCTCAAAA GTTTGCACAGACAGAAGACAACTAACTTGGAACTTGCCGAGAGACCTATGAATGCTGAACCAGATAAGGA AGTGGATGCTGAAATTGCTGATATTGGCCCCCCTGCTGATTGGGTGAAGATCAATGTTCGGGAAAGT AAAGATTGCTATGAGATATATGCTCTAGTCCCAGGACTTCTCCGTGAAGAA GTTCGGGTTCAATCAGATCCTGTTGGACGTCTGGTTATAACAGGTCAACCAGAGCAGCTGGACAATCCTTGGGGTATAACACCATTTAAGaag GTTGTGAGCTTACCTACGAGAATTGATCCACTTCAGACATCTGCTGTTGTTAGCTTGCATGGGCGACTCCATGTTCGTGTCCCTTTTGAGCACGGATCAGCTTGA
- the LOC133692372 gene encoding AT-rich interactive domain-containing protein 6-like isoform X3 — MSEMEDSEMVTVQDLLVDSEAKKPSEASVKEQEETADASVEQKSNENGQTTVADDGHTVTLATDVPMSDTQALPNEKNDTDENINQQAGEEKTDGDDGGCVQNQPQTATPSTPRRHATPKAKQDSAAKSKNVWTDIKMGEADVAGTPEERAAFMKELETFYKQNTMDFKPPKFYGEPLNCLKLWRSVIKLGGYEVVTANKLWRQVGESFHPPKTCTTVSWTFRIFYEKALLEYEKHKKETGELQLPSSPLHQATSVEKEASGYQAPGSGRARRDAAARAMQGWHAQRHLGHGEVSEPIAKQVKSLNFARREKPLKSLHRQKTTNLELAERPMNAEPDKEVDAEIADIGPPADWVKINVRESKDCYEIYALVPGLLREEVRVQSDPVGRLVITGQPEQLDNPWGITPFKKVVSLPTRIDPLQTSAVVSLHGRLHVRVPFEHGSA; from the exons atgagcGAAATGGAAGATAGTGAAATGGTTACGGTACAAGATTTGCTGGTAGACTCGGAAGCTAAGAAGCCGAGCGAGGCCTCTGTTAAAGAGCAGGAAGAAACTGCTGATGCTTCAGTGGAACAAAAGTCGAATGAGAATGGGCAGACAACGGTTGCTGACGATGGCCACACTGTGACTTTGGCAACTGATGTTCCTATGAGTGATACTCAAGCTTTGCCTAATGAGAAAAATGATACGGATGAAAATATTAATCAGCAAGCGGGGGAAGAGAAAACTGATGGAGATGATGGTGGCTGTGTTCAAAATCAGCCACAAACTGCTACTCCATCGACCCCGAGGAGGCATGCGACTCCTAAAGCAAAGCAAGATAGTGCGGCAAAGTCCAAGAACGTGTGGACGGATATTAAG ATGGGGGAGGCTGATGTTGCAGGTACCCCAGAAGAGCGAGCTGCATTCATGAAGGAGCTGGAAACTTTTTATAAGCAGAATACCATGGATTTCAAGCCCCCCAAGTTTTACGGGGAGCCATTGAACTGCCTGAA GTTATGGAGGTCTGTGATCAAACTGGGTGGCTATGAAGTG GTTACTGCGAACAAGTTGTGGCGGCAAGTGGGAGAGTCTTTCCACCCTCCCAA GACCTGCACAACGGTGTCTTGGACATTCCGTATTTTCTATGAGAAG GCACTTCTGGAATATGAAAAGCATAAGAAGGAAACTGGTGAGCTTCAACTTCCTAGTTCACCCTTGCATCAGGCTACTAGTGTTGAAAAGGAG GCAAGTGGGTACCAAGCGCCTGGATCTGGCAGGGCAAGAAGGGATGCTGCTGCTCGTGCTATGCAGGGTTGGCATGCCCAGCGTCACCTTGGACATGGTGAGGTTAGCGAGCCAATTGCTAAG CAGGTCAAGAGCTTAAATTTTGCAAGGCGTGAAAAGCCTCTCAAAA GTTTGCACAGACAGAAGACAACTAACTTGGAACTTGCCGAGAGACCTATGAATGCTGAACCAGATAAGGA AGTGGATGCTGAAATTGCTGATATTGGCCCCCCTGCTGATTGGGTGAAGATCAATGTTCGGGAAAGT AAAGATTGCTATGAGATATATGCTCTAGTCCCAGGACTTCTCCGTGAAGAA GTTCGGGTTCAATCAGATCCTGTTGGACGTCTGGTTATAACAGGTCAACCAGAGCAGCTGGACAATCCTTGGGGTATAACACCATTTAAGaag GTTGTGAGCTTACCTACGAGAATTGATCCACTTCAGACATCTGCTGTTGTTAGCTTGCATGGGCGACTCCATGTTCGTGTCCCTTTTGAGCACGGATCAGCTTGA
- the LOC133692372 gene encoding AT-rich interactive domain-containing protein 5-like isoform X1 — translation MSEMEDSEMVTVQDLLVDSEAKKPSEASVKEQEETADASVEQKSNENGQTTVADDGHTVTLATDVPMSDTQALPNEKNDTDENINQQAGEEKTDGDDGGCVQNQPQTATPSTPRRHATPKAKQDSAAKSKNVWTDIKMGEADVAGTPEERAAFMKELETFYKQNTMDFKPPKFYGEPLNCLKLWRSVIKLGGYEVVTANKLWRQVGESFHPPKTCTTVSWTFRIFYEKALLEYEKHKKETGELQLPSSPLHQATSVEKEASGYQAPGSGRARRDAAARAMQGWHAQRHLGHGEVSEPIAKQVKSLNFARREKPLKSIGLHRQKTTNLELAERPMNAEPDKEVDAEIADIGPPADWVKINVRESKDCYEIYALVPGLLREEVRVQSDPVGRLVITGQPEQLDNPWGITPFKKVVSLPTRIDPLQTSAVVSLHGRLHVRVPFEHGSA, via the exons atgagcGAAATGGAAGATAGTGAAATGGTTACGGTACAAGATTTGCTGGTAGACTCGGAAGCTAAGAAGCCGAGCGAGGCCTCTGTTAAAGAGCAGGAAGAAACTGCTGATGCTTCAGTGGAACAAAAGTCGAATGAGAATGGGCAGACAACGGTTGCTGACGATGGCCACACTGTGACTTTGGCAACTGATGTTCCTATGAGTGATACTCAAGCTTTGCCTAATGAGAAAAATGATACGGATGAAAATATTAATCAGCAAGCGGGGGAAGAGAAAACTGATGGAGATGATGGTGGCTGTGTTCAAAATCAGCCACAAACTGCTACTCCATCGACCCCGAGGAGGCATGCGACTCCTAAAGCAAAGCAAGATAGTGCGGCAAAGTCCAAGAACGTGTGGACGGATATTAAG ATGGGGGAGGCTGATGTTGCAGGTACCCCAGAAGAGCGAGCTGCATTCATGAAGGAGCTGGAAACTTTTTATAAGCAGAATACCATGGATTTCAAGCCCCCCAAGTTTTACGGGGAGCCATTGAACTGCCTGAA GTTATGGAGGTCTGTGATCAAACTGGGTGGCTATGAAGTG GTTACTGCGAACAAGTTGTGGCGGCAAGTGGGAGAGTCTTTCCACCCTCCCAA GACCTGCACAACGGTGTCTTGGACATTCCGTATTTTCTATGAGAAG GCACTTCTGGAATATGAAAAGCATAAGAAGGAAACTGGTGAGCTTCAACTTCCTAGTTCACCCTTGCATCAGGCTACTAGTGTTGAAAAGGAG GCAAGTGGGTACCAAGCGCCTGGATCTGGCAGGGCAAGAAGGGATGCTGCTGCTCGTGCTATGCAGGGTTGGCATGCCCAGCGTCACCTTGGACATGGTGAGGTTAGCGAGCCAATTGCTAAG CAGGTCAAGAGCTTAAATTTTGCAAGGCGTGAAAAGCCTCTCAAAAGTATCG GTTTGCACAGACAGAAGACAACTAACTTGGAACTTGCCGAGAGACCTATGAATGCTGAACCAGATAAGGA AGTGGATGCTGAAATTGCTGATATTGGCCCCCCTGCTGATTGGGTGAAGATCAATGTTCGGGAAAGT AAAGATTGCTATGAGATATATGCTCTAGTCCCAGGACTTCTCCGTGAAGAA GTTCGGGTTCAATCAGATCCTGTTGGACGTCTGGTTATAACAGGTCAACCAGAGCAGCTGGACAATCCTTGGGGTATAACACCATTTAAGaag GTTGTGAGCTTACCTACGAGAATTGATCCACTTCAGACATCTGCTGTTGTTAGCTTGCATGGGCGACTCCATGTTCGTGTCCCTTTTGAGCACGGATCAGCTTGA
- the LOC133691499 gene encoding AT-hook motif nuclear-localized protein 25-like isoform X1: MAGYESTSTGNNSRYLHHNHNLLRPELHLIQRPSTIPSSDSKENNTPSPDHAKPIATSDHHPDRTTSGTSSGGGGTNPSSRPRGRPAGSKNKPKPPIIVTRDSPNALRSHVLEVSSGADIVESVSNYARKRGIGVCVLSGSGSVANVTLRQPASPAGSVLTLHGRFEILSLSGTVLPPPAPPGAGGLSIFLSGGQGQVVGGNVVGLLMAAGPVVLMAASFANAVFERLPLDDQEEAGAVQVQPTASQNSGVTGSGGQMGDGGGGSSTGGGGFFPMGGAHHGTYPFSADLFGSWGGNASRPPF; the protein is encoded by the coding sequence ATGGCTGGTTATGAATCAACTTCTACAGGTAATAACTCTCGCTACCTTCATCACAATCACAACCTTCTCAGACCTGAACTTCATCTGATTCAAAGACCTTCAACCATTCCTTCTTCTGATTCTAAAGAAAACAACACCCCTTCACCAGATCATGCCAAGCCAATTGCAACTAGTGATCATCACCCGGATAGGACTACTTCTGGCACTAGCTCTGGGGGCGGTGGGACCAATCCTAGTTCCCGCCCTAGAGGCCGTCCAGCTGGTTCCAAGAACAAACCGAAACCGCCCATTATTGTAACACGGGACAGCCCTAATGCCCTCCGATCCCATGTGCTTGAGGTGTCTAGTGGTGCTGATATAGTGGAAAGTGTGTCCAATTATGCGAGGAAGAGAGGGATAGGAGTTTGTGTTCTTAGTGGGAGTGGGAGTGTTGCTAATGTTACTTTAAGGCAGCCAGCTTCTCCCGCGGGGAGTGTGCTTACTTTGCACGGAAGGTTTGAGATCCTTTCTCTATCTGGAACCGTGCTTCCTCCACCTGCGCCACCTGGTGCGGGAGGTTTGTCGATATTTTTGTCTGGTGGACAAGGACAGGTTGTTGGAGGGAATGTTGTGGGACTCTTAATGGCTGCAGGTCCTGTGGTTTTGATGGCTGCATCTTTTGCTAATGCAGTTTTTGAGCGTTTGCCTTTGGATGATCAAGAGGAAGCTGGGGCGGTGCAGGTTCAACCCACGGCTTCTCAGAACTCGGGTGTGACTGGAAGTGGTGGACAGATGGGTGATGGTGGAGGAGGCAGCAGCACTGGAGGAGGTGGTTTTTTTCCTATGGGAGGAGCTCATCATGGGACCTATCCATTTTCAGCTGATTTGTTTGGATCATGGGGTGGAAATGCTTCAAGGCCTCCATTTTGA
- the LOC133691499 gene encoding AT-hook motif nuclear-localized protein 25-like isoform X2, which translates to MAGYESTSTDHAKPIATSDHHPDRTTSGTSSGGGGTNPSSRPRGRPAGSKNKPKPPIIVTRDSPNALRSHVLEVSSGADIVESVSNYARKRGIGVCVLSGSGSVANVTLRQPASPAGSVLTLHGRFEILSLSGTVLPPPAPPGAGGLSIFLSGGQGQVVGGNVVGLLMAAGPVVLMAASFANAVFERLPLDDQEEAGAVQVQPTASQNSGVTGSGGQMGDGGGGSSTGGGGFFPMGGAHHGTYPFSADLFGSWGGNASRPPF; encoded by the exons ATGGCTGGTTATGAATCAACTTCTACAG ATCATGCCAAGCCAATTGCAACTAGTGATCATCACCCGGATAGGACTACTTCTGGCACTAGCTCTGGGGGCGGTGGGACCAATCCTAGTTCCCGCCCTAGAGGCCGTCCAGCTGGTTCCAAGAACAAACCGAAACCGCCCATTATTGTAACACGGGACAGCCCTAATGCCCTCCGATCCCATGTGCTTGAGGTGTCTAGTGGTGCTGATATAGTGGAAAGTGTGTCCAATTATGCGAGGAAGAGAGGGATAGGAGTTTGTGTTCTTAGTGGGAGTGGGAGTGTTGCTAATGTTACTTTAAGGCAGCCAGCTTCTCCCGCGGGGAGTGTGCTTACTTTGCACGGAAGGTTTGAGATCCTTTCTCTATCTGGAACCGTGCTTCCTCCACCTGCGCCACCTGGTGCGGGAGGTTTGTCGATATTTTTGTCTGGTGGACAAGGACAGGTTGTTGGAGGGAATGTTGTGGGACTCTTAATGGCTGCAGGTCCTGTGGTTTTGATGGCTGCATCTTTTGCTAATGCAGTTTTTGAGCGTTTGCCTTTGGATGATCAAGAGGAAGCTGGGGCGGTGCAGGTTCAACCCACGGCTTCTCAGAACTCGGGTGTGACTGGAAGTGGTGGACAGATGGGTGATGGTGGAGGAGGCAGCAGCACTGGAGGAGGTGGTTTTTTTCCTATGGGAGGAGCTCATCATGGGACCTATCCATTTTCAGCTGATTTGTTTGGATCATGGGGTGGAAATGCTTCAAGGCCTCCATTTTGA